In Topomyia yanbarensis strain Yona2022 chromosome 2, ASM3024719v1, whole genome shotgun sequence, one DNA window encodes the following:
- the LOC131678812 gene encoding dolichyl-phosphate beta-glucosyltransferase, whose product MLLTEFVQLILLFGSGLIFILLIVIGIILKVTTTPFPQINRRKEEHFFVNPTTSENEKFPSLEDQPSLELSVIVPAFDEENRLPIMLDECLEYLESRHKSEKVFTYEVIVVSDGSRDKTVEVAQKYSVKYGSNKVRVLALLVNRGKGGAVRMGMLSARGKYLLFADADGASKFADYEKLERSMQTLSTGDHNRDAISIGSRAHLEQEATAKRTLFRTVLMHGFHLLVWTFAVKKIRDTQCGFKLLTRSAARKVFAVMHVERWAFDVELLFIAQSYNIPIEEVAVNWTEIEGSKLTPFWSWLQMGRDLMLIWFRYAIGAWQLKKEHVN is encoded by the exons ATGTTGCTGACGGAATTTGTACAACTTATTTTATTGTTTGGATCAGGATTAATATTCATCCTGTTGATCGTG ATCGGAATAATTCTTAAGGTAACTACAACACCATTCCCACAAATTAATCGCCGCAAGgaggaacatttttttgtaaacccAACTAccagtgaaaatgaaaaatttccttCACTCGAAGATCAACCATCCCTCGAACTCAGCGTAATCGTTCCAGCATTTGATGAGGAAAATCGAT tgCCAATCATGCTGGATGAATGTCTTGAATACCTGGAGAGCAGACACAAATCTGAAAAGGTTTTCACCTATGAGGTGATCGTGGTAAGCGATGGGAGCAGAGACAAAACTGTCGAAGTCGCTCAGAAATATTCGGTCAAGTACGGTTCAAACAAGGTTCGAGTGCTGGCATTACTTGTAAATCGAGGCAAAGGAGGTGCTGTTCGAATGGGCATGCTGAGTGCTCGAGGAAAGTATCTGCTCTTTGCCGATGCCGACGGTGCGTCAAAATTCGCTGATTATGAGAAGCTTGAGCGAAGCATGCAGACGCTTAGCACTGGCGATCACAACCGTGATGCCATCTCGATCGGTTCGCGAGCTCATTTGGAACAGGAAGCGACGGCTAAGCGGACTCTATTCCGTACTGTCTTGATGCACGGATTTCACCTCCTGGTGTGGACGTTTGCCGTGAAGAAGATCCGAGACACGCAGTGTGGATTTAAACTGCTGACGAGATCGGCAGCACGGAAGGTGTTTGCCGTGATGCATGTGGAACGGTGGGCCTTCGACGTGGAGCTTTTGTttattgcacaatcgtacaatATTCCGATTGAGGAAGTTGCCGTTAACTGGACCGAGATTGAAGGATCAAAACTGACGCCATTTTGGTCCTGGCTGCAGATGGGACGAGATCTAATGCTTATCTGGTTTCGGTATGCAATCGGTGCTTGGCAGTTGAAAAAAGAACACGTCAACTAA